One Desmodus rotundus isolate HL8 chromosome 4, HLdesRot8A.1, whole genome shotgun sequence DNA segment encodes these proteins:
- the UCMA gene encoding unique cartilage matrix-associated protein, with amino-acid sequence MTWKQLFLVSCFSAAVLLLSMLQEGTGASVGTRQVAGQEAQEGVEQKIFMQESDALNFLKKRGKRSSKSRDEINAEDRQKLRADELRREYHEEQRNEFENFVEEQNDEQEERSREAIEQWRQWHYDGLYPPYLYNRHHI; translated from the exons ATGACCTGGAAACAGCTGTTTCTTGTCTCCTGTTTCTCGGCCGCTGTGCTCCTCCTGTCCA TGTTGCAGGAGGGGACAGGTGCATCCGTGGGCACCAGGCAGGTGGCTGGACAAGAAGCCCAGGAAG GTGTGGAACAGAAGATATTCATGCAGGAATCAGATGCTTTGAATTTCCTCAAGAAGCGTGGCAAGCGGTCCTCCAAATCCCGAGACGAGATCAACG CGGAGGACAGGCAGAAGCTGCGGGCTGATGAGCTACGAAGAGAATATCACGAGGAACAACGAAACGAGTTTGAAAACTTCGTGGAGGAGCAAAATGATG aacaggaagagagaagCCGCGAGGCTATTGAGCAATGGCGCCAGTGGCATTATGATGGCCTGTACCCGCCATACCTCTATAACCGCCACCACATCTGA